The Lathyrus oleraceus cultivar Zhongwan6 chromosome 5, CAAS_Psat_ZW6_1.0, whole genome shotgun sequence genome includes the window atgagatacgtaggcacgagatgcgatgtcttgtcgagtttgactaacaactaacactaattcttttctctcgccctcgttgcgattaagacctcccctttctcttgccctagttgcaatcgagacccttgcttcctgtgcaagttaggttaggtgtggcttgcttcctgtgcaagtcatgtttaggataggcttgcttcctgtgcaagttagctagaaaccttaacttagggacgactttgcatgacaacatctaggctcgagtcgtagtctccctagagttgtgtctccctctgttatctggttaggctagatcctttatccctgcgtaggggaactacatcgccctgatcttcacaccagatgaagtatgtaggcaggagattgagctgatctctccgggcgcccttttccttttttaaccctttgtgtcttaaccacccttgtgtgtgttctggttggagtccgacataagtccagcgattggcagttggtttcctgtgtgcgtttaggttcggatgctgacataagtccagtgattggcattcaggctccacgttcGCCTATGTTGTTTcgttttgtttgtgtgcgtgtcagctgagctacgaatgctctgattctccttcgtccaaaggagatacgtatgcataggatgcgatatcctagcgagcatgtgtcgtttccccagtccgaactacttcgactttgatgtctatgcctgatagactaagtaggcccaggatacgatatcctgccgagtcagtttcagtcagtttcttgtgtctctttcagccagtgtgtgtgagtttgagcagtgttttagcaaccaatttcctttttattgtgcgtggatcccgtcgagtacgacggatgcgtaggggtgctaataccttcccttcgcataaccgactcccgaacccattatctttggtcgcgagaccatgttctttcctaggtttacttcgagcgtttcctttccctcttttgggataaataacgcacggtggcggctctgttgttctttcttttcccgccggtttttcgcgtaatgcgacagctggcgactctgctggggatatagagaagttgacctgtgctggtccatcttccctgagcgagtctctcctagcgctctctaggttagggttttggttgctttgtgctatgtttatttattgcattcattatttgttcatttcatttattgattgcattgattgtgtgcattaatgtttgcattcatattcattattcattctgcctggctggttgtctgtttttctttgtggggtgggagtcagttgaggtaaaaggtccaatacccagaccatgagtgaaatctaggatacctaggaatagagtgattcatgggaagcgggtggtattgcgccacttagcggaacattgatatcacgagcagttcagaccctggtggggtattatcggtgcatacatcgggtgtgcacaggatgatattctgcgaaaggttatttatgctgcgtttctctcgaccttaccctggcctagatgacacccgtgagtgggggggattgatcattttaacaggtacagttggtgactcccggtactgatggtgactataAATTCTGGACatatatttctggacgccggaggtttgaccctggtattgatcagagggttccgtttatttcggatccctgggctgaatttgagggtactcgctcagatggtgactcagttctccagatttgggttcagatgccagctcctcagatgactttggggtttcagatggttcctcagatgccaattcctgccagtcttggctccatcatttgcatcatagcatatttattttcaaaaaaatataatgcatgaaaaaagttaactcgcatacgcatatccttttcaggatcattcatgataaaatagcattcgcatcatatgcatatcatacacatatcatccttgcattacagacatgcttgggagagacttctcactttgggttttgactgagacaggattgttgatcaccgtCCACGCCGcgaccagactcaatcatcaaagaagtatggatcaggttcagactgagttggctgagatgagggcgaacatggcccagttcatgacaatgatgcaaggagttgttcaggggcaagaggagctgcgtgccttagcccagagactggaagctgtgattccaccagtccaccgtgctccaccagtggatgtacctgttcatgagaatgctgctgtcactattctcgtcaatgattatgccgtgggtgatgaattgaaggggatcagaattagtgaacagcctcttgctgcagagactgttaatgtcagagcaacccgcgctccggttcgccatcctggcttttcaagttcttccggttctaagaagacattctctggggcacccaaaaggggagaaagtgaaacaaatgttgtgcaccgtcggaggagtgcaaacagaggacagttTCGTCAGGCTGCtgttgtgactattccagcaactcaacctcaacaacagcagagaagaccagttcagcaatatcagcatcaacaaccTCGTCCTCAACAGCAGGTTTACCAGCCTCACAAcggtaatcaagccagtacaagtaatgagaggaagaagatcacttttgatccaatccccatgtcctacgccgaactgtatccctctctgttagagcggaacttgattacaCCCAGAGAACCGCCGCCCATAcctgtcaaccctcggtggtggtataggcctgaacagcattgtgtgtatcattcgggtgctcctggtcatgatgtggatagttgtttccagctgaagatgaaggttcaagaccttgtgaggtcaggtattctgattttggaagacttaggtcccaatgctaatcaagcTTGAAGCTCACAAGTCCTGGGttggcgccgactttttcttcagaagggttgttcagaaagcagaagctgctgatgcaaaggatactgacagttgtcatccccggcgggatctatcacaattgggtcactgtgggcgttcctacagttgttcataagtcagagtagtaatcactttgtttaaaaacccttctcccatgccaaaaggagaagtgatggcattgttggcaacattttgtgcaatgatattttcattcaaataaattcatgttaaacatttgtttttcctttttgctttttgcatgaaattggtgatcacaaaaaaccctaaaaaacaagaataaaagcaatcttttcatctgcataacgattgtcttgtttgattttcaaagtgctttttatactcaaaatctttatgcaggttgtttctcaaacccattgaacataatgatcggacgtcatctcccaattttgaattccctgtattcgaagcggaagaagatgatgattgaagggattcctgacgagatttcccgacttcttgagcaagaaaagaagatcacactcagctgcatctcgagaatcagcagaacagccaactggggcattatcaaaaagaagaaaaaaaaaagagaaaaaagaggagggtgcaaaatcagagaaaaaaaaaatcaaaagaaatgcaaagatgatgctttggcaagagtgttggttgataccggatCTTCTCTGAATGTTATGCTGAAGAGAACACTCGCCAAATTATCTTATCAAGGACCAGCTATGAAGCCCAGTGCcttggtagtgaaagcttttgatggttccaggagaacaatgattggagaggttgaattgcccatattgattggccctcatgtattcccgattaatttccaagtcatggatattaatccagcatatagctgcttattggggcgtccctggattcatgctgcagggGCAGTTACCTCCACTTTACACCAAAAAATGAAGTTTGTAGTGGACAATCAATTAATCATCATTTCTGGAGAGGAGGACTTTGTGGTCAGTCACCTTTCATCCTTCAGATAcattgaggctgatgaggacgctttggaaacttctttccaagctcttgaaatagccaaTGCCACTTTTGTGGAAATGAAGGACCCTGTTGGGAAAGCTTGTTCATCTTTCGCGTCTCTGAAGAGCGCAAAGTCTAGTATTGaaggaggaaaccctgaaggtTGGGGACATCTTATTGATATTCGCGAGAAGCATGATCGCTTTGGTTTGGGATATGTGCCTTCCGCTGCGAAAGGAGCCCGAGTCCCTACAAAGGACAACACCCGAAGCATCCAGGAAGTATTCCTCAGCACAGGATTCATCCATGGAGATCAAGTCAATGCAATTGAAGATAGCACCGCAAATGAAGAtgagccatgtttggtttaccggtgtgagacagctttgaacaactggaaggcggttgagatccccgaaatttttcctttgtcaaagtaataattgtcgtattttcctttcaaatccttagctctgcccaaggctaatggatcatgttGTAGGGCCCCTTTTCATGTTCAAATAATCATTATCAATGAATGAAAGACATTTTGTTAAATTCTTCTTATTCATTTACTTGGCTTTCTCATAAGAAAAtggcaatcttttcaaaaacaaaaaaatatttcatttatgcattttttatttttactttttctaaaagaaatcaatcattcaaacatgcagaataaatgataaccccgttgaatccaatgactttactacctctcataactttgactcccatatctaccaagcggaagaggaggttgaagaagattgttacatccccgacgaactggcaaggctgctcgagcacgagtccaaagcccttcagccacatgaagaaccggtggaaacaatcaaccttggcacagaggaagagaagaaagaagtcaagatcGGCACCACGCTTGAAGCAAGCATCAAAGAGAGATTGGTCAagctgctacaagaatatgtggatgtatttgcattgtcataccaggatatgccaggtctAGACACCGACATCGTTGAGCATAAGCTGCCACTTCAGCCAGACTGCCCGCCAGTAAAACAGAAACtccgaagaacaagaccagatatGGCTCTGAAGATTCGTGAAGAAGTCAAACGACAATTTGACGTTGGTTTTCTCGCAGTGGCGAAGTACCCAtaatgggtagctaatattgtacctgtgcccaaaaaggatggaaaggtgaggatgtgtgttgactatagggatctgaacagagctagtccaaaggacgatttccctctaccacacattgatactTTGGTAGACAATACTGCAAGATTTGctgtcttctcctttatggatggtttttcgggatacaatcaaatcaagatggctccagatgacatggagaaaaccacttttattaccccttggggcactttttgctataaggtaatgcctttcggtctcaaaaatgctggggcaacttaccagagagctatggtcactcttttccatgatatgatgcacaaggagatagaggtctatgttgacgacatgatcgctaaatctcAGAATGAAGAAGCTCATATGAACCATCTGAAGAAGCTTTTTGAACGCCTCAGAAAATTTAGATTACGATTAAACCCTGCAAAATGCACATTTGGTGTCCGTTCagggaagttgcttggtttcatcgttagtcaacgaggaattgaggtggaccctgacaaggtccgagctatacaagaaatgcctgctccacgcaccgagcgagaggtcagaggtttccttggacgtttgaattacatctcaaggtttatctcacacatgacggccacgtgtgagcctatcttcaaattgcttcgaaaagatcaagttgttgaatggaattctgattgtcaaaatgcttttgagaagattcgtcaatacttgcaagagcctcctattttaattccacctgtcccaggaaagccattaatcatgtatatgactgtgcttgaagggtcaatgggatgcgtgctggggcaacatgacgaaactggtcggaaagaacatgctatttactatttgagcaaaaagtttactgattgtgaaagtcgatattcacttttagagaaaacttgttgcgcgctagcatgggctgctcgtcgtttgaggcagtacatgatttgccatactactttgttgatctcgaagatggatccaataaagtatatctttgagaaaccggccttgactggaagacttgcccgttggcagatgctcttgtcAGAGTACGACATCCGGTACGTGACCCAGAAGGCAATTAAGGGAAGTGTGTTAGCAGAGTATCTTGCTCACCAACCAGTTGAAGACTATCATCCATTGAAGTTCGAtttccccgatgaggatataatggtgataaaggattgtgagatcccaggcccagatgaaggacccgaaccaggatctcgatggaagctcgcgtttgatggttcttccaattacagtggtcatggtgtgggagctgttttgatgaacccaaatggtggctttacccctttcacagcgaggttgtgctttgattgtacgaataatgtcgctgaatatgaagcttgtatccttggtcttgaagctgcaattgatctccgaatcaagatccttgaggtgtatggagattcagccttggtgatctatcaggtcaaaggtgaatgggaaactCGTGATGCGAAGCTGATCCCGTATCGCGCTCATGTTGTGAAGATGATAGAATACTTCGACGATATCACTTTCCATCACATCCCAAGAGTAGAAAATCAAGTGGCGGACGCTTTGGCAACATTAgcatcaatgtaccaagtcagattccataatgaagctcCACTTATTCGAATCGAGCAAAGAGATGAGCCTGCCTACTGCCAACtgattgaagaagaaactgatggtaaaccatggtttcatgacatcaagcgATATCTTTTAAGACAAGAGTATCCAGAAGATGCTACAttgttggataagaaaactctgagaaggttatcatccaaattctttttgagtaatgacgtgctttacaagagaaaccatgacatggttctgctcagatgcgtggatagacacgaagcagacatgttaattaaggagattcatgaaggatcctttggaacccatgccaatggacatgccatggcgaagaagattttgagagctggctattactggttgaccatggagtccgattgtttcagctatgcaagaaaatgtcataaatgccaaatttatttagataaggtgcatgtgccgccaacacttttgaatgttttaacatcaccttggcctttctcaatgtggggcatcgacatgattggtgccatagagcctaaagcttccaatggtcaccgcttcatcctggtcgccatcgattactttactaaatgggtaGAGGCTGCTTCCTACACCAATGTGACGAGACATGTGGTTGCTCGCTTTATCAAGAAAGAGATTATCTGTCGCTATGGAATCCCAAGCAAGATCATCACCGACAAcggttcaaacttgaacaataagacaatgacagaattatgtgagagtttcaagattgaccaccataattcttctccataccGTCCAAAtatgaacggtgctgttgaagctgccaataaaaatatcaagaagatcctgcaaaagatggtgaaaacttataaggattggcacgagatgctaccctttgctttgcatggataccggacctcagtccgcacttcaacaggggcaaccccattctccttagtgtATGGGATGGACGCAGTCCTCCCAAtcgaagtagagataccttcaacgagaatattgatggaagccaagttggacgaagctgaatggatccaaaacaactatgatcaacttaacctcattgatgagaagcgtatgaccgctctgtgccatggacaattgtaccagcaacgaatcaagaaggcatttgacaaaaaggtccgtcctcgagagttcaaggaaggagatctcgtgcttaagaagatcttgctagtacacaaagattcacgtgggaagtggactcccaactacgaaggcccatacgttgtaaagagagcatactctggaggtgctctatttctcacaactatggatggcgaagagctcagtcaccctgtgaactctgatgcagtcaaaagatactatgcctgacaaatcccggtggactgaaaacccgaaagggcggtccaggcaaaagttagggataaaaaaaaatggtagctcgctaagtcgaaaacctgaaagggcgacttaggcaaaaaaggagcgtcccggtggattgaaaacccgaaagggcgatccagacaaaaattagggacaaaaggcataGACTGCATCGGTTCGTCACTGATCAACACAGAAGAGCTAAAAATGAAAGATCAATTTAGTTACTCCCTTCAGAAGCGAGGTCTCATGGAGTCATTGTTATTAGGGTAGTAGTAGTCATTgtgattcaatgtaaacctttccctattgccattttcaaatttgtaacattccatggagctacgccatttgcgtgctaccattcttgaataaatacaagtttgcccatcaaattctatcatttgctgtttttctctgattttctttgttatgcaaaatgtcatttatttgttaataatgaaattttgaactCCAAAAAAGAATTTTTCAACATATTGAGAAACACAATTTTTGCTTTGACATGTGGAAATATTAAAAGGAAATCTTTCGTCTTTCCCCGTAAGTCTCAAGTTGCAAGACTCCCCCTGGATGATCAACATCTATCTCCAGAGAGCACAATTTTATCATTCTCTGGAAGGATTACTGGGCCAGTTGTAACTTTTCAGCTTAATAGATCCTCCTTTGATGCATTTACTCACTCCTTTggttgagttattggtgttgaggattCAGTACCTCCATAAAGCTTTCCCTAATTTCCAGTCTGTATATTGTCAGCATTtgcatttcatgatcatccatacatcatgcatataagcaaaatccaaatcatgcatagcccGAAGTGCTTCGCGCTCATTTGCATAATCTCAGGTCTCGTTGTTGATTGTATCCCTCGACCTCTGAGACCAGTTGTTACTGGCATCGTCTgttaagtctggttgtcaccagtGTTTTTGAccaaatccagttgtaactggtatcctttaAGGTCGGGTTGTAACCAACATTTATTTTAAACCCAATTGTCGTTGGCATCACTGTC containing:
- the LOC127085460 gene encoding uncharacterized protein LOC127085460 isoform X2, whose protein sequence is MDQVQTELAEMRANMAQFMTMMQGVVQGQEELRALAQRLEAVIPPVHRAPPVDVPVHENAAVTILVNDYAVGDELKGIRISEQPLAAETVNVRATRAPVRHPGFSSSSGSKKTFSGAPKRGESETNVVHRRRSANRGQFRQAAVVTIPATQPQQQQRRPVQQYQHQQPRPQQQVYQPHNGNQASTSNERKKITFDPIPMSYAELYPSLLERNLITPREPPPIPVNPRWWYRPEQHCVYHSGAPGHDVDSCFQLKMKVQDLVRSGILILEDLGPNANQA